The following are encoded together in the Microscilla marina ATCC 23134 genome:
- a CDS encoding leucine-rich repeat domain-containing protein, translated as MNYNMNEMNLEQKFLQLLRSPDKKNILVALEIEKANAELNLRQYLKAYVTLWNTWARTLEAPNTDVKDLESLEVEHIMVFNQAKLNLSYKHISVLPAEIAGLTHLQKLDCMAIGLTILPPEVGALTNLYKLRLNRNELTILPAEIGNLTKLQELYITDNRLSALSAEIGNLTQLQKLELAVNRLVALPAEIGKLTQLKKLEVGSNQLTTLPAEISGLTSLEELYIDNNQFTTLPTEIGTLSNLKFLYVSDNQLATLPSEIGNLTTLQELYIEENQLIALPAEIGTLQSLQLLHLQSNQLSELPTEIGLVGDLRILCLEENLLTTLPNTIGQLKCLEELRIWKNDLVALPLEIDSLKNLHTLDISFNKLSTFPLQITQLEGLQKLNVAENGLTDLPDEINQLVKLEELNLGGNNLTSLPAGLAKLQKLQNLDLRYNELEVLPSEVFALSNLQELNLMGNYLTTIPVEITKLKKLQYLYLQHGLISEQELERVKKMLPNCSFTKFG; from the coding sequence ATGAATTATAATATGAATGAAATGAACCTTGAACAAAAGTTTTTGCAACTTTTACGCTCGCCCGATAAGAAAAATATCCTGGTAGCTTTAGAAATAGAAAAAGCCAACGCTGAGCTAAACCTGCGGCAATATTTAAAAGCTTATGTTACCTTATGGAACACGTGGGCGAGAACACTTGAGGCGCCAAATACTGATGTCAAAGATTTAGAAAGCTTGGAGGTTGAGCATATTATGGTGTTTAACCAGGCAAAGTTGAACCTTTCCTATAAACATATAAGTGTGCTACCTGCCGAAATAGCTGGGTTGACACATTTGCAGAAGTTAGATTGTATGGCGATTGGTCTTACTATATTACCCCCCGAGGTAGGAGCCCTGACCAATTTGTATAAATTGAGACTCAACCGAAATGAATTAACCATTTTGCCTGCCGAAATAGGCAACTTGACCAAGTTACAGGAGTTATATATTACAGATAATAGGTTGTCAGCTTTGTCTGCCGAAATAGGCAATCTAACCCAATTGCAAAAGCTAGAATTAGCTGTGAACCGATTGGTGGCTTTGCCTGCTGAAATAGGCAAGCTAACCCAATTGAAAAAACTAGAGGTAGGATCTAACCAACTGACTACCTTGCCTGCCGAAATAAGTGGCCTTACTTCTTTAGAAGAGCTGTACATAGATAACAATCAATTTACTACTTTGCCGACAGAAATAGGTACATTAAGTAATTTAAAGTTTTTGTATGTCTCAGATAATCAGTTGGCAACTTTACCCTCTGAAATAGGTAATCTAACAACTCTACAGGAGTTGTATATAGAAGAAAACCAACTTATAGCTTTGCCTGCTGAAATAGGGACACTACAAAGTTTACAGTTATTGCATTTGCAAAGCAATCAGTTGAGTGAATTGCCTACTGAGATTGGTCTTGTTGGTGATTTGCGAATTCTTTGTTTAGAAGAAAACCTACTTACTACCTTGCCCAATACCATTGGGCAGTTGAAGTGTTTAGAAGAGTTGCGTATCTGGAAAAATGACTTGGTGGCATTGCCTCTCGAAATAGACAGTTTGAAGAATTTGCATACCTTGGATATCAGCTTCAATAAATTAAGTACTTTTCCTTTGCAAATAACTCAACTTGAGGGCTTACAAAAGTTGAATGTAGCTGAAAATGGATTGACTGACTTGCCTGATGAAATAAACCAGTTGGTAAAACTTGAAGAGTTGAATTTGGGCGGAAATAATCTTACCTCATTGCCTGCTGGGTTGGCTAAGCTACAGAAGTTGCAAAATTTAGACTTGAGGTATAATGAGCTTGAAGTGTTGCCGTCTGAGGTGTTTGCCCTGAGTAATTTGCAGGAGTTAAACTTGATGGGTAATTATTTGACTACAATACCTGTTGAAATAACCAAGCTAAAAAAACTTCAATATTTATATTTGCAGCATGGATTAATCTCTGAACAGGAGTTAGAGCGGGTTAAAAAAATGCTGCCTAATTGCTCTTTTACTAAGTTTGGCTAA
- a CDS encoding ATP-binding protein, protein MNFFNHLSLRRKVVSISLIVTLFALGVGFGLFLWQSISLFEGNLKDKVIANASLTASFCTTPLAIDDRKGLRHILAKFKDFPEVTQACIYNRRGKIYATYRQKSTDPHSFSAFHKQLIPSAQFKDGFLHVHQPVLYNNRDYLGLVYLKVSTRYLQRKVNQEMFILGGVLVLLLVVCYLLARSLQGVVSNPVEELINIIDQISEKGDYTLRAQRQKRGNDEITKLYDQFNHMLEQIEWRQQQEQKSRKKYQGLFQNSVIGIVRADFNSGEMLEANPRFWEIMQLSPRTKLDNEVVNYAQEDLSRIKELLLQQGFIRQEEVQVTLQNQHSLWLSISGRLTPQQQFEGVIQDITSQKARSMELKQANHELDNFVYHASHEFRAPLRSILGLAHLIKQEQDRGHIMHCVDLIVQSTQSLDEVVQNALALTKNKRVDSTFTAIHWKAKLQTFLDNLTDFKNTDRIKVDLKVQQKSAFYADLSRINIILGELLTNSLRFTRHLEQPLISVDVTVDDFKAVLVIQDNGEGIPAQELPKIFDMFYRGSESSQGSGLGLYIVKNAVQKLNGHISVESTVQQGTIFRVEIPNQGKPNTITGTKKINAPPN, encoded by the coding sequence ATGAATTTTTTTAATCACTTATCTTTACGCCGTAAAGTAGTATCTATTAGCCTGATTGTAACCTTATTTGCCCTGGGGGTGGGTTTTGGGCTATTTCTTTGGCAATCTATCAGTTTGTTTGAGGGCAACCTCAAAGACAAGGTAATTGCCAATGCCTCATTAACGGCCTCTTTTTGTACTACCCCACTTGCTATTGACGACCGCAAAGGTTTGCGTCATATTCTGGCCAAGTTTAAAGATTTTCCAGAAGTCACTCAAGCCTGTATTTACAATCGTAGAGGGAAAATTTACGCTACTTATCGCCAAAAATCTACCGATCCCCACTCTTTTTCAGCTTTTCACAAACAACTCATTCCCAGTGCTCAATTCAAAGATGGCTTTTTGCACGTACACCAGCCTGTATTGTACAACAACCGTGATTATCTGGGGCTGGTATACCTCAAAGTGAGCACCCGGTATTTGCAACGCAAGGTAAACCAAGAGATGTTTATTCTTGGTGGAGTATTAGTATTGCTTTTGGTGGTATGCTACCTATTGGCGAGGTCGCTGCAGGGGGTGGTATCTAATCCGGTAGAAGAACTCATTAATATCATTGATCAAATTTCAGAAAAAGGAGATTATACCTTGCGCGCCCAAAGACAAAAAAGAGGAAACGACGAGATCACTAAATTATATGATCAGTTTAATCACATGCTAGAGCAAATAGAGTGGCGGCAACAGCAAGAACAAAAAAGCCGCAAAAAATACCAGGGATTGTTCCAAAACTCAGTCATTGGCATTGTAAGAGCTGACTTTAACTCAGGTGAAATGCTTGAGGCTAATCCGCGTTTTTGGGAAATAATGCAACTAAGTCCCCGCACAAAGCTAGACAATGAGGTAGTTAATTATGCACAGGAAGATTTATCCCGGATAAAGGAGCTGTTACTACAACAAGGCTTTATTAGGCAAGAAGAGGTACAGGTAACCCTCCAAAACCAACACAGTTTATGGCTTTCTATATCAGGTAGGCTCACTCCACAGCAACAGTTTGAAGGGGTGATTCAGGACATTACCTCACAAAAAGCACGGAGTATGGAACTCAAGCAAGCAAATCACGAGTTAGATAATTTTGTATACCATGCCTCACACGAGTTCAGGGCACCTTTGCGTTCTATTTTAGGTCTTGCCCATTTGATCAAGCAAGAGCAAGACCGGGGGCATATTATGCACTGTGTAGACTTGATTGTGCAAAGTACCCAAAGCCTGGATGAAGTAGTACAAAATGCTTTGGCGCTTACCAAAAACAAACGGGTAGACAGTACTTTTACGGCGATTCACTGGAAGGCTAAGCTACAAACATTTTTGGACAACCTGACTGATTTTAAAAATACAGATCGGATTAAGGTAGACTTAAAAGTTCAACAAAAATCGGCATTCTACGCCGACTTGAGCCGCATCAACATTATTTTGGGAGAATTATTGACAAATTCCCTTCGGTTTACCCGCCACTTAGAACAACCGCTCATTTCGGTAGATGTAACTGTAGATGATTTTAAAGCAGTTCTTGTGATTCAAGACAATGGGGAGGGAATTCCAGCACAAGAATTACCCAAAATATTTGATATGTTTTATCGGGGGTCAGAAAGCTCACAAGGTTCGGGATTGGGGCTATATATTGTAAAAAATGCCGTACAAAAACTCAACGGACACATTTCGGTAGAGTCTACTGTTCAACAAGGCACTATATTTAGGGTAGAAATACCCAACCAGGGCAAGCCCAATACAATCACTGGCACTAAAAAGATCAATGCTCCTCCGAATTAA
- the miaB gene encoding tRNA (N6-isopentenyl adenosine(37)-C2)-methylthiotransferase MiaB — MRKIIKDIAILKPDDKEANEQVKISEENNTGKTRKLYIESYGCQMNFSDSEIVASIMSEHGFDTTSEVDNADVVLLNTCAIRDNAEQRVRNRLRNLNHIKNKKPGMVVGVLGCMAERLKKRLLEEEQMVDIVAGPDSYRDLPQLVLQADEGQEAVNVFLSRDETYADIAPVRLNSNGVTAFISIMRGCDNMCSFCVVPFTRGRERSRDPYSVVKEAQDLFDKGYREVTLLGQNVDSYLWSSNPDVISLLGEKKAVKKGADLTGVDIVDFAGLLEKVALVSPDLRIRFSTSHPKDITEDVLHTMAKYENICKYIHLPVQSGNSRVLDAMNRGYTRERYLEIVASIRRILGEECGISSDMIAGFCTETDEEHQDTLTLMKEVKYDFSYMFYYSERPNTTAAKKMEDDVPLEVKKKRLQEIIALQQELSLKRNQQDIGKVHKVLVEGFSKRSDDYLKGRNTANKMVIFPKKHYKKGDYVNVMVKECSAATLIGDPV, encoded by the coding sequence ATGCGAAAGATAATAAAAGACATAGCAATACTCAAACCAGATGATAAGGAAGCCAACGAGCAGGTTAAAATTAGTGAAGAAAACAACACAGGCAAAACCCGCAAGTTGTATATTGAGAGTTATGGTTGTCAGATGAACTTCTCAGACAGCGAGATTGTAGCCTCTATTATGTCTGAACATGGGTTTGATACCACTTCGGAAGTAGACAATGCTGACGTGGTGTTGCTCAATACGTGTGCGATCAGAGACAACGCCGAACAGAGAGTACGTAACAGGTTGCGAAACCTAAATCATATAAAAAATAAAAAGCCAGGAATGGTAGTAGGCGTTTTGGGCTGTATGGCAGAGCGCCTAAAGAAACGTTTGCTCGAAGAAGAACAGATGGTAGACATTGTGGCTGGCCCCGATTCATACCGTGACCTGCCCCAGTTGGTGTTGCAGGCAGACGAGGGGCAAGAGGCAGTCAATGTGTTTTTGTCAAGAGACGAAACCTATGCCGATATTGCTCCAGTACGTCTCAACTCAAACGGTGTAACTGCCTTCATATCTATTATGCGTGGTTGTGACAATATGTGTTCGTTTTGTGTGGTACCGTTTACCCGTGGACGTGAGCGCAGTCGTGACCCCTATTCTGTAGTCAAAGAAGCTCAAGATTTGTTTGATAAGGGCTACCGGGAGGTAACTTTGCTGGGGCAAAATGTAGACTCTTATTTGTGGAGCTCAAACCCTGACGTGATTTCATTGTTGGGCGAAAAAAAGGCGGTAAAAAAAGGGGCAGACCTTACTGGAGTAGACATTGTAGATTTTGCCGGGCTGTTAGAAAAGGTAGCATTGGTAAGCCCCGACCTACGTATCCGTTTCTCTACTTCTCATCCCAAAGATATTACCGAAGATGTGCTGCATACAATGGCTAAGTATGAAAATATATGCAAGTACATTCACCTGCCTGTACAAAGTGGGAATAGTCGGGTACTTGATGCCATGAACCGAGGCTATACTCGTGAGCGTTACCTGGAAATTGTAGCCTCTATCCGTCGTATTTTGGGCGAAGAATGTGGTATCTCAAGCGATATGATTGCAGGTTTCTGTACCGAAACTGATGAAGAACATCAAGATACGCTTACTTTAATGAAAGAGGTAAAATACGATTTCTCTTATATGTTCTACTACTCAGAGCGCCCTAACACAACCGCAGCCAAAAAAATGGAAGACGATGTGCCATTGGAGGTCAAGAAAAAACGTTTGCAAGAAATTATTGCCTTGCAGCAAGAGCTTTCGCTTAAGCGCAATCAACAAGACATAGGCAAGGTACACAAAGTATTGGTAGAGGGTTTTTCTAAGCGTTCAGATGACTACCTCAAAGGGCGAAACACTGCTAATAAGATGGTGATCTTTCCTAAGAAACATTACAAAAAAGGCGATTATGTAAATGTAATGGTGAAGGAATGCTCAGCGGCAACCCTTATTGGTGACCCGGTATAG
- a CDS encoding sigma-54 interaction domain-containing protein: protein MRQDEIQSIKQRFGIIGNSAKLNYAIHVAAQVAPTEMNVLIMGESGTGKESFSKIIHSLSPRKHGQFIAINCGAIPEGTIDSELFGHEKGAFTDAREARKGFFEVTDGGTIFLDEIGEMPLGTQSRLLRVLENGEFIRVGSNKVQKTSVRVVAATNVDLLKAVEQKKFREDLYFRLSTVPISVPALRERDSDILLLFRKFASDFAEEYRVKPIKLSEDASQALGKYRFPGNIRQLKNLTQQMSLLEMEQEINVETLAKYIPAESTSGPPALLGNRGGQDDFSERDLLYKILFDMRKDVTELKKLVFELLNSGNYGSVISDHKDLFNGINDENPAEAIFGQDRLLPSDTSVVDSSSFQDNSVIEIADHLDDLEDTQDIQHEEENDSLSLEEQEKELIIKALKKNKNKRKYAARDLGISERTLYRKIKQYEIEKQK from the coding sequence TTGAGACAAGACGAAATTCAAAGTATAAAGCAACGGTTTGGAATCATTGGTAACTCTGCTAAACTCAATTATGCTATTCATGTGGCAGCACAAGTAGCCCCCACGGAAATGAATGTGCTGATTATGGGTGAAAGTGGTACAGGTAAAGAATCATTTTCAAAAATTATTCATAGCCTTAGCCCCCGCAAACATGGGCAGTTTATCGCCATTAACTGTGGCGCCATTCCAGAAGGAACTATTGATTCTGAGTTGTTTGGACACGAAAAAGGTGCTTTTACCGATGCCAGAGAAGCTCGCAAAGGTTTTTTTGAAGTAACTGATGGCGGAACCATTTTTTTAGACGAAATAGGTGAAATGCCCCTGGGTACTCAGTCGCGTTTATTAAGGGTGCTCGAAAACGGAGAGTTTATAAGGGTAGGCTCCAACAAAGTACAAAAAACAAGTGTACGTGTGGTAGCCGCCACCAATGTAGACTTACTAAAAGCTGTGGAACAAAAAAAATTCAGAGAAGATCTCTATTTTCGTTTGAGTACAGTACCCATTAGTGTACCCGCTTTGCGCGAAAGAGACAGCGACATATTGTTGTTGTTTCGAAAGTTTGCCAGCGATTTTGCCGAAGAGTACCGGGTAAAACCTATCAAGTTATCGGAAGATGCCAGCCAAGCCTTGGGTAAATACCGTTTTCCGGGCAATATACGTCAACTCAAAAACCTCACTCAGCAAATGTCGTTGCTGGAAATGGAACAAGAGATTAATGTAGAAACCCTTGCCAAATATATCCCTGCTGAAAGTACCAGTGGCCCTCCGGCGTTGTTGGGCAATAGAGGAGGACAAGATGATTTCTCAGAAAGAGATTTACTCTACAAAATATTATTTGACATGCGTAAAGATGTCACCGAGTTGAAAAAGCTAGTGTTTGAACTTTTGAACTCAGGCAATTACGGAAGTGTCATTAGTGACCATAAAGACTTGTTTAACGGGATTAACGACGAAAACCCCGCTGAGGCTATATTTGGGCAAGATCGGTTGTTACCCTCAGATACTTCTGTGGTAGACAGTAGCAGTTTTCAGGATAATAGCGTGATAGAGATAGCAGATCATCTTGATGACCTGGAAGACACGCAAGATATTCAACATGAAGAAGAAAACGATTCTCTATCGCTTGAGGAGCAAGAGAAGGAGTTGATTATCAAAGCCCTGAAAAAAAACAAGAACAAGCGTAAGTATGCTGCCCGTGACCTGGGCATTTCAGAAAGAACGCTCTACCGAAAAATTAAACAGTATGAAATTGAGAAACAGAAGTAA
- the lptE gene encoding LPS assembly lipoprotein LptE has translation MKLRNRSKRPLTLKSLRHCFSICILAIMVSTSLLSGCSFKYSFSGASIPPEVKTLFIANFQNDALGPANLGQDFTDRLKEYYQQNSSLDIVDRNGDWSISGSVTNYSVAPIALTAQSAAASNRLTIAINVVFESKKDETKNFTQSFSQFADFPQNQTLSQVETEKINEIFEKLLLDIFNRTAANW, from the coding sequence ATGAAATTGAGAAACAGAAGTAAACGCCCTTTGACTTTGAAAAGCCTCCGGCATTGTTTCAGCATTTGCATTTTGGCAATTATGGTCAGTACTAGCTTACTCAGTGGTTGTTCGTTTAAGTATAGTTTTAGCGGAGCTAGTATTCCGCCTGAAGTGAAAACTCTTTTTATAGCCAACTTTCAGAACGATGCACTGGGGCCAGCCAACCTGGGGCAAGATTTTACCGATAGGTTGAAAGAATATTACCAACAAAACTCCTCGCTTGATATTGTAGATAGAAACGGAGACTGGAGCATTTCGGGCAGCGTAACTAATTACTCAGTAGCACCTATTGCCCTTACTGCACAATCGGCGGCAGCCAGCAACCGTTTAACCATTGCGATAAACGTAGTGTTTGAAAGCAAAAAAGATGAAACCAAGAATTTTACTCAAAGTTTCTCACAGTTTGCCGATTTTCCTCAGAACCAAACCTTGTCACAGGTAGAAACTGAGAAAATAAATGAAATTTTTGAAAAATTACTTCTTGACATATTCAACCGTACAGCAGCCAATTGGTAA
- a CDS encoding tetratricopeptide repeat protein: MNKTALLDIIENPAKISKNTLNELEDIAERFPYFQAVHVLLAKGAHEKDAVLAPGKIRRAAIYAYNRSLLRELLNHDYGNTPEITPDTDTSESDTTSFFDTINNEDEPTHQTSRLSDNALVIDPSEELDEDNAFDLYREGKVDEAKNYFHKLIVRYPDKREYYQNQANILMDGDYQFDEALLDQKVDDNTENELTTTEEFDKVEEEAPVKAERTEELNNEIDLSDRVVIDLAEEWDESVAFELYNNGKVDEAKVYFDKLIIIYPDKQEYYTAQANILMDGNYQFDESLADKVYLKPAETTEDSQGESADEFTQEKAILPEDVPVPNAADLGHPEYVDTFDLLRDVEPAVKAQLKVSEDELTEDLAIEYFANGERDLAAEVYQKLMQKYPTRKEYFQTQFELLTERPELFGIGVESDEIATDESSHNDQKNEENKEVEASKPIHNGKEISRLSEHTIEVNLPDDYILFNPLLLSDPFEWVRNENLTIDAFDIVRDSLEFDITPQIKHQDVQEPLPLVAPLEADDEDEEEEQALHEEDAVSGIPTENDITVEEGVDLFDDLRDWESAALAGAPHTEGDDYDLDLFELVRHWEAEQLAGKVVHDAQVADGFDAFEAVRGWETEQLEGKVVHDAQVADGFDAFEAVRGWETEQLEGKVVHDAQVADGFDAFEAVRGWETKQLEGKVVHDAQVEDGFDAFESVRGWETEQIEGKVVHDAQVEDGFDAFESVRGWETEQIEGKVVHDAQVEDGFDAFESVRGWETEQIEGKVVHDAQVEDGFDAFESVRGWETEQIEGKVVHDTQVEDGFDAFESVRGWETEQIEGKVVHDAQVEDGFDAFESVRGWETEQIEGKVVHDTQVEDGFDAFESVRGWETEQIEGKVVHDEQVADGFDAFEAVRGWEIEQIEGKVVHDTQVEDGFDAFEAVRGWETEQIEGKVVHDEQVEDGFDAFEAVRGWEIEQIEGKVVHDEQVADGFDAFEAVRGWETEALATAQTQEPIVEDETTLLDVEEEEEPPVMPIEEDEHLNEGLAMDLFNEGHTKQAVEMYQQLIEKHPEKADYYRGQLEIISEDVSDDFSTETPLPDDIDATGSLADTKPFEEPVKEVPKTDETVKTQKEEVTEDKNTEADVPSFFDQIDIIDQETTTEISKVASDEIVSQNEKQPNHSHTGEDTTEAVDDDVSESTAIFLFNQGRNEEAIAIYQELMKRQPNRKDYFVAQISILQNEPFVKEEQMVAETTHTSQDETMPGNDVDFVNESTALMLFNQGKLEEAIKVFEQLKERHPEKAAHFASQIAILKS; the protein is encoded by the coding sequence ATGAACAAAACGGCATTATTAGATATAATAGAAAATCCTGCTAAAATAAGCAAAAACACCCTCAATGAGTTAGAGGACATAGCAGAACGTTTTCCTTATTTTCAGGCAGTACATGTATTGCTGGCAAAAGGTGCACACGAAAAAGATGCCGTGCTTGCCCCCGGTAAAATACGCCGGGCTGCTATCTATGCCTACAATCGTAGTCTGTTGCGAGAGTTATTGAACCATGACTATGGCAACACACCCGAAATCACGCCTGACACAGACACTTCTGAAAGTGACACAACTTCTTTTTTTGATACTATTAATAATGAGGATGAACCTACCCACCAGACAAGCCGCCTGTCTGACAATGCCTTGGTGATAGATCCTTCGGAAGAACTTGACGAAGATAACGCTTTTGATCTGTACAGAGAAGGAAAGGTAGATGAAGCCAAAAACTACTTTCATAAACTCATTGTTCGTTATCCAGACAAAAGAGAGTATTACCAAAACCAAGCAAATATATTGATGGATGGCGACTACCAGTTTGATGAAGCCTTACTTGATCAAAAAGTAGATGACAATACTGAAAATGAACTAACAACTACTGAAGAGTTTGACAAAGTGGAAGAAGAAGCTCCAGTGAAGGCAGAGCGAACAGAGGAGTTGAACAATGAGATAGACCTGAGTGATAGAGTAGTAATAGATTTGGCAGAAGAGTGGGACGAAAGCGTGGCTTTTGAGTTGTACAACAATGGTAAGGTAGACGAGGCAAAAGTATATTTTGATAAACTAATTATTATTTATCCTGATAAACAAGAATATTATACTGCACAGGCAAACATATTGATGGATGGTAACTACCAGTTTGACGAAAGCCTGGCAGATAAAGTTTATTTAAAGCCTGCCGAAACCACTGAAGATAGTCAGGGTGAATCCGCAGATGAGTTTACCCAGGAGAAGGCTATACTGCCAGAAGATGTACCTGTACCAAATGCGGCCGACTTAGGGCACCCCGAATATGTGGATACCTTCGATTTACTGCGAGATGTGGAGCCTGCGGTTAAAGCACAACTTAAGGTGTCTGAGGACGAATTGACTGAAGATTTAGCCATTGAATATTTTGCCAATGGCGAACGCGACCTTGCCGCAGAAGTTTATCAAAAACTGATGCAAAAATACCCTACCCGGAAAGAGTATTTTCAAACCCAGTTTGAGCTATTGACCGAACGCCCCGAATTATTTGGAATAGGAGTAGAGAGCGACGAAATAGCCACTGACGAAAGTAGTCATAATGACCAAAAAAACGAAGAAAACAAGGAGGTGGAGGCATCGAAACCTATCCACAACGGTAAAGAAATAAGTAGATTGTCGGAGCACACTATAGAAGTGAATTTACCCGATGACTATATTTTGTTCAACCCCCTGCTTTTATCAGACCCTTTTGAATGGGTGAGGAACGAAAATCTGACTATAGATGCTTTTGACATAGTAAGAGACTCTTTAGAGTTTGATATAACCCCTCAGATAAAACACCAGGATGTGCAAGAACCTTTGCCTTTGGTTGCTCCTTTAGAAGCAGATGATGAAGACGAAGAAGAGGAGCAAGCCTTGCATGAAGAGGATGCAGTATCAGGTATTCCTACTGAAAACGACATTACTGTAGAAGAAGGTGTTGATTTATTTGATGATTTACGTGATTGGGAATCTGCGGCCTTGGCTGGTGCTCCACATACTGAAGGTGACGACTATGACCTGGATTTATTTGAATTAGTAAGACATTGGGAGGCGGAGCAACTTGCTGGCAAAGTAGTGCATGATGCGCAAGTAGCAGACGGTTTTGACGCTTTTGAAGCGGTACGCGGTTGGGAGACTGAACAGCTCGAGGGCAAAGTAGTGCACGATGCGCAAGTAGCAGACGGTTTTGACGCTTTTGAAGCGGTACGCGGTTGGGAGACTGAACAGCTCGAGGGCAAAGTAGTGCACGATGCGCAAGTAGCAGACGGTTTTGACGCTTTTGAAGCGGTACGCGGTTGGGAGACCAAACAGCTCGAAGGCAAAGTAGTGCATGACGCGCAAGTGGAAGACGGTTTTGATGCCTTTGAATCGGTACGTGGTTGGGAGACCGAACAGATCGAGGGCAAGGTAGTGCACGATGCGCAAGTAGAAGACGGTTTTGATGCCTTTGAATCGGTACGTGGTTGGGAGACCGAACAGATCGAGGGCAAGGTAGTGCACGATGCGCAAGTAGAAGACGGTTTTGATGCCTTTGAATCGGTACGTGGTTGGGAGACCGAACAGATCGAGGGCAAGGTAGTGCACGATGCGCAAGTAGAAGACGGTTTTGATGCTTTTGAATCGGTGCGTGGTTGGGAGACCGAACAGATCGAGGGCAAGGTAGTGCACGATACGCAAGTAGAAGACGGTTTTGATGCCTTTGAATCGGTACGTGGTTGGGAGACCGAACAGATCGAGGGCAAGGTAGTGCACGATGCGCAAGTAGAAGACGGTTTTGATGCTTTTGAATCGGTACGTGGTTGGGAGACCGAACAGATCGAAGGCAAGGTAGTGCATGATACTCAAGTAGAAGATGGTTTTGACGCTTTTGAATCCGTGCGCGGTTGGGAGACCGAACAGATCGAAGGTAAAGTAGTGCACGACGAGCAAGTAGCGGATGGTTTTGATGCTTTTGAAGCGGTGCGTGGTTGGGAGATTGAACAAATTGAGGGCAAGGTAGTGCATGATACTCAAGTAGAAGATGGTTTTGATGCTTTTGAAGCGGTGCGCGGTTGGGAGACCGAACAGATCGAGGGTAAAGTAGTGCACGATGAGCAAGTGGAAGACGGTTTTGATGCTTTTGAAGCGGTGCGTGGTTGGGAGATTGAACAAATTGAGGGCAAGGTAGTGCACGATGAGCAAGTAGCGGATGGTTTTGATGCTTTTGAAGCGGTGCGTGGTTGGGAGACTGAAGCATTGGCAACCGCCCAAACACAAGAACCGATTGTAGAAGATGAAACAACGCTGTTGGATGTAGAGGAGGAAGAAGAGCCGCCAGTAATGCCCATAGAAGAGGATGAACATCTGAACGAAGGTTTGGCTATGGACCTGTTCAATGAGGGACATACCAAACAAGCAGTGGAAATGTATCAACAACTCATTGAAAAGCATCCAGAGAAGGCTGATTATTATCGGGGACAGTTAGAAATTATTTCTGAAGATGTTAGTGATGATTTTAGTACCGAAACCCCTTTGCCCGATGACATAGATGCTACTGGTTCATTGGCTGACACCAAGCCTTTTGAAGAGCCTGTGAAAGAAGTGCCCAAAACTGATGAAACGGTCAAAACCCAAAAAGAAGAAGTAACAGAAGACAAAAATACTGAAGCTGATGTGCCTTCTTTTTTTGACCAAATAGATATTATTGATCAAGAAACCACTACCGAAATTTCAAAAGTTGCCTCTGACGAAATTGTCAGTCAAAATGAAAAACAGCCAAACCACTCTCATACAGGAGAGGATACAACTGAGGCTGTTGATGATGACGTGAGTGAAAGCACCGCTATTTTTCTTTTTAATCAAGGTAGAAACGAAGAAGCCATTGCTATTTACCAGGAGTTGATGAAAAGACAGCCCAATCGTAAAGATTACTTTGTTGCACAAATCAGTATTTTGCAAAATGAACCTTTTGTTAAAGAAGAGCAGATGGTAGCAGAGACAACCCATACATCACAGGATGAAACAATGCCTGGCAACGATGTTGACTTTGTCAATGAAAGTACCGCCCTGATGCTGTTTAACCAAGGTAAACTGGAGGAAGCAATTAAAGTATTTGAGCAATTAAAAGAGCGTCATCCAGAAAAAGCCGCTCACTTTGCTTCTCAGATTGCCATTTTGAAGAGTTAA